CAAGCCGCATGCCTTGCCTGGCATCGAGAGAGACGCGCGAAAAGGCCAAATATTCGGGTACAGAGGGGCCGATGAAGCTTGCTTTCGGGCAAAGTGCCAGGATTCGATGGGAAAAAGGGTCACCTCGACCGCCAAAATTTGGAGCGTGACTCAGGATGAGGCATCCAAGATGGGAAAAGGTGGGGCCCGGACAGACTGAGCCCCGGGAGCCAATGGGTCGGGCTCCCGGGGCTCGGTGCGGCTACGTGGATCGGATCAGGAAGCCGCCCGCCCAGCCCTATGCGATGACTGGTGCAGGGTCGCAGACCCCTCCGCCCAGATGCTGTTCTTCCGCGTCTCGGGCATCAGGAACAGGGCGAGCAGGAACATGACGGCGGGAAGCGCGATGGGATAGACCAGGGCCCAGAGCAGCGGGTTGCTGGAGCCCGATTGCACCGCGCCCGCGTACGCCGCGGTCGTGATGATGGGCACGAGACCGCCGCCCCAGCCGTTGCCGATGTGATAGGGCACCGACACCGAGGTGTAGCGGATGCGCCCGGGGAAGAACTCGGCCAGGAACGCCCCGATCGGGCCGTAGGTCATGCCGACGTAGTTGACCAGGATCACCACGATGAGGATGGACATCGGGTAGTTGATGCCTGTCTTGGGATCGGCGTAAGTGCCGAGGGCGGTGTAGAGCGGGTAGTACGTGATGGAGGCCAGAGCCATACCGCCGAGGATGATCGGCTTCCGCCCGACCTTGTCGGAGAGCCAGCCCCAGAAGATGAGGGTCGGGGTGGCGATCAGCAGCGCGATGGCGATGATGTAGCTCGATGACAGCACGTCGACGTTCTTGACCTTCTGGAGGAAGAAGAGCGCCCAGAACTGGCCGCTGTACCACACGCACCCCTGCCCCAGCACGACGATGCTGGCGACGATGATGTACTTGATGTTCCTGCTCATGAAGGCCTCGCGCCAGGGATTCGTCGTGGTCTGTCCCTTCGCCTTGATGTCCTGGAAGACCGGAGTCTCGGCGAGCGTGAGCCGGATATAGATCGCGATCGCGACGAGGAGGAGGGAGATGAGGAACGGTACCCGCCACCCCCACTCGGCGAAGGCCTCGGCACCCACGTAGCGCTGGGTGCCGAGGATCACGGCCAGCGATAGGACGATGCCGAGGGTGGGTGAAGTCTGGAGCCAGCCCGTGTAGTACCCGCGATGCTTGTCCTCGATGTGCTCGGCCACGTAGGTGATGGCGCCGCCGTACTCGCCACCGAGGCAGAGACCCTGGATCAGCCGGAGGGCGAAGAGGATGAAGGCCGCCGCGAGGCCGATCTGGGCATAGGTGGGGACCATGCCGATGACCGCGGTCGAAACTCCCATGCCCGTCAGCGTGACGATGAACGTGTACTTGCGGCCCACCTTGTCGCCGAGCCAGCCGAACACGAAGGCGCCCAGCGGCCGGATCAGGAAGCCGACCGAGAAGATGGCCACCGTGCTGAGGAAGGCCGCCACCGGGTGGCTCTTGTCGAAGAACTTGACCGCGAGGATCGAGGCCAAGCTTCCGAAGATATAGAAGTCGTACCACTCGATGATGTTCCCCACTGATGCGGCGACCACGACACGACGCAGCTCTTTGCCCGTAATGTTAAGTACCGCCATTGGCCTCCCCTATCTTCAGTGCTCTCTCCTTGGCTTCAATAGAACCCTCGGGGCCCCGCTAGCCGAGAGGACTCTCCCTTCAAATCGAAGTCACGGGACCGACGGAACGATCTAAGCATCCTCGGTGCCAGGAGGGCATGCGGGCTAACTGCCGGAAAAAAAAGAACCAGCATCGCTCATCGCGGCGCCGGGTTTGGCAAACTTGCCGCGCGATCTTGGTACGGAAACCCCGCTACTCCTCCTCCCCGTATTGATCCTTGAGGCGCGCGACCACCGCCGGATCGGCGAGGGTGGTCGTGTCGCCCAGCGCCTTGCCCTCCGCGATGTCCCTCAAGAGCCGCCGCATGATCTTGCCGCTGCGGGTCTTGGGCAGGTCGGCGGCGAAGATGAGATCGTCGGGGCGCGCGAGGGCGCCGATTTTCTTGGTCACGTGCCCCTTGAGCTCCTCCATGAGCTCCTTCGAGCCCGTGGTGCCGTCCTTGATGGTGACGAAGGCGGCGATGGCCTGGCCCTTGATCTCATGCGGCCGGCCGATGACGGCGGCCTCGGCAACCAGCGGGTGGTCCACCAGCGCGGACTCGACCTCCATCGTGGAGACTCGGTGACCGGAAATGTTCATGACGTCGTCCACTCGGCCGAGCAGCCAGAAGTAGCCGTCCTCGTCGAGCTTCGCACCATCGCCCGTGAAGTAGATACCGGGGTAACGGCTCCAGTATTGCGCCTGGTAGCGCTGCGGGTCGCGGTATATGCCGCGGAGCATGCCGGGCCATGGCTTTTTCAGCACGAGATAGCCGGCCTTGGCGGGGTCGCCCTTGTCGTTGAGCACCTCCGCGAAGATGCCGGGAAAGGGCTTGGTGGCCGAGCCGGGCTTGAGGGTCGTCACCCCGGGCAGCGGGGTGATCAGGATGTGACCAGTTTCCGTCTGCCACCACGTGTCCACGACCGGACAACGGCCGCCGCCGATCACCTTCCAGTACCACACCCAGGCCTCGGGATTGATGGGCTCCCCCACGCTGCCGAGCAGCCGGAGGCTCGAGAGGTCGCAACGATTCGGGTACTCGTCGCCCCACCGCATGAAGGTACGGATCGCCGTGGGGGCGGTGTAGCAGATGGTGATGCCGTGCTTCTCGATGATCCGCCAGAAGCGGTCCTTGTCCGGGGTATCCGGCGTTCCCTCGTACATGACGGTGGTGGTGCCGTTGGCGAGCGGCCCGTACACCACGTAGGAATGGCCGGTCACCCAGCCGATGTCGGCGGTGCACCAGAAGACGTCGGTGTCATGCAGGTCGAAGACCCACTTGGTCGTGGCATAGACGCCGGTCAGGTAGCCGCCCGTGGTGTGCTGGATGCCCTTGGGCTTGCCCGTGGAGCCCGATGTGTAGAGCAGATACAGCATGTCCTCGGCGTCCATCTTCTCGGGAGGGCAGTACGCGTCGGCTCCCTTGACGAAGTCCTCCCACCAGATGTCGCGGCCGGCCTGTATGTTGATGGCCTGGCCGGTGCGCTTGAGGACCACCACGGTCCTGACGTCGGGGCACTCCTTGAGCGCCTCGTCCACGTTCTTCTTGAGGGGGACATGGCCCCCGCGGCGCCAGCCTCCGTCCGCCGTGAGCAGCACCGTCGACTGCGCATCGTGGATCCGCTCGCGAATGGCGTCCGGCGCGAAGCCTCCGAAGATGACGCTGTGGGGCGCGCCGATGCGCGTGCAGGCCAGCATGGCGATGGCGGTCTCGGGCACCATGGGCATGTAGATCGTCACCCGGTCGCCTCGCTTGACCCCCGAGCGCTTCAACGCGGAGGCGAAGCGATTGACCTCCCGGTAGAGGTCCCAATAGGTCAGCGTTCGCGTATCACCCGGCTCCCCTTCCCAGATCAGGGCCGCCTTGCTGCGACGGGCCGTATGGATATGGCGGTCCAGGCAGTTGTAGGAGACGTTGAGCTTGCCGCCCACGAACCACCTGGCGTAGGGGGCCTTCCATTCGAGCACCTTTCGCCACGGCTTGAACCAGTCGAGCTCGCGGGCAAAGCGCTCCCAGAACTTCGTGGGGTTCTTCGCCGCCTCGGCATAGACGGCGGCGCGATTGACGTTGGCGCGCTTGGCGAACTCCCTGGGCGGAGGGAACTTGCGCTTCTCCTTGAGGAGAGCCTCGATGGGCGCACTGCCGGTCACGCTCTTCGTCGCCATAGACGTGCCTCGCGTGGGTGATGATGTCGAGCGGTCGGCGCGGCGTCGCGCCCGCTATCTTCTAAACCAAGTCCCCGCGGACTTCAAGTGGCGTGCGGGCCGCCCTCGGCGGGCTCGGCCGCTTGGCGCCGCAGCCCGTACCGCGTCATCTTGTCCGAAAAATTCTTCGGGTCCATGTCCGCGTGCTTGGCGGCGGCCGTGAGCTTGCCGCCATGGCTCTCGAGGAGACCCCGCACATAGGCCCGTTCGAATTCCTCCACCACCCGAGCCTTCGCGTCACGGAAGGGCAGCGAGAGATCGACGGGCGCATGCGCACCGCTCGAGGCGGCGAGAAAGCCGTCAAGCCCCGTCAGCACTTCGCTCCGCGACACGATGACCGCCCGCTCGATCACGTTCTCGAGCTCCCGCACATTGCCCGGCCAGGGATACCGGATGAGGGCGTCCAGGCTCTCCGGGGCGACGCCCTTGAGGCTCTTCTTGAGCCGACGGCCGGCCTCGGCGAGGAAGTGCTGGGTCAGGAAGGGAATGTCCTCGGGTCGCTCGCGGAGGGCCGGCACGCGCACGGGGAGGACGGACAGCCGGTAGAAGAGATCGCGCCGGAAGGCGCCCCGCTCGACTTCGGCCTGGAGGTCCTTGTTGGTGGTGGCGATGAAGCGGACGTCGATGTCGACCGGCCGGTCGGCACCGACCGAAGTGACCTTCTTCTCCTCGATGGCGCGCAGGAGCTTGCTCTGGAGATGCAAGGGCATCTCGCCGATCTCATCGAGCAGGAGGGTGCCGCCGTGGGCCATTTGGAAGTGGCCGCGCCGGTGCTCGCTGGCCCCCGTGAAGGCTCCCTTGCGCGAGCCGAAGAGCTCCGACTCGAAGAGCTCGGCGGGGATGGCCGCGCAGTTGACGGCCACGAAGGGGCGATCGCGGCGCGCCCCCGAGAAGTGGACCGAGCGCGCGAGCAGCTCCTTGCCCACTCCCGTCTCGCCGTGGATCAAGACGGTCGTGTCGAGGTCGACCACGGAGCGGAGCACCTCGAACACCGCATGCATGCCCGCGCTCCGGGCCACGATGTTCCGGAAGGTGAATCGCTCCTGGTTGCGCCTGATGGACCGGCGGTTGGCCGACTTGAGCGCCTGGAACTCGATGGCGCGACGGATGACGAGCAGGAGCTCGGGCGCCTCGAATGGCTTGACGAGATAATCCTCGGCGCCGAGTCGCATGGCCTCCACGGCGGACTCGATCGATCCATACGCGGTCATCACGACCACGGCCAGGTCGGCATGCTCGGCCTTGACGTGTCGAACCAGTCCGACGCCGTCCAGGCCGGGCAGGCGCCGGTCCGTCAGCACGAGGTCCACGTCCTCGGCCTTGAGGGTGTCCAGAGCTTCCTCGGCGCTCTGCACGGGCAGGACCTCGTAGCCGGCGAGCTCGAGGGTGCGATGCAGCGGGCGCAGAAAGACTTCGTCGTCGTCGACGAGCAGTAAACGCTGCTTCACAATGTGCCTCCGGCAAGGGGTTGAGCCAGCCCGACGGCCGGCAGGGAGATGCGGACGCGGGTGCCGCGTCCGGGAGCGCTGTCGATCACGATCTCGCCGCCGTGGAGATCCACGATCTTCTTCACGATGGACATGCCGAGCCCGGTGCCGGAGGGCTTGGTCGTGAAGAAAGGCAGGAAGATCTTCTCGCGGTCCTCCGGCGCGATGCCCACGCCGTTGTCCGCCACCTCGACGGTGGCACGGTCGTCCTCCACGAAGAGATCGACGGTGACCTGACCGCCGGGCCGCTGAGGGTCGATGGACTCGAGGGCGTTCTTCATCACGTTGGTGAACACTTGCCGGAGCTTCTGGCCATCGGCGGCCGCGGCGGCCTCACGCTCCACGCGGCCGTAGGCGACCTCGATCCCGCGGGCCCGCCCCTCCGCCGCCATGGCTTCGACCACGGGGTCGAGGATACGGACGAGCTCGTACTCCCCACGCTCGAGCTGGGTATCCCGCGTGAAGTCGAGCAGGCTATTGATGATCCGCTCGATCTCGCCGATCCCGGACAGGATGGACCGGGCCATCTCCTGCGACAGCGTCCCCCCGCCCCAATCACCGGAGGACAGAAGATTGGTGGCCATCTTGATCCCGCCGAGCGGATTCCGGATCTCGTGGGCCACCCCGGCCGCCATCTCGCCGAGAGAGGCGAGCTTCTCGCGCTGGATGAGCCGGCGCTGGGTCTCGGCCTGCTCCGTCAGGTCCCGCAGAACCCCCACCGTCCCGATGGTCTGCCCACCGGCGTCCACGATGCCGCGGACGGAGAGATAGGCGGGAAAGGTCTGCCCCTTGGCCGTCCGGCCCGTGACCTGTCCGCTCCACCCTTGCCCGGCTTCGACCGCGCGGGCAATGGCCTTGGCCGCACGCTCCCGATCCTCGGCGCCAAGGAGGTCTTGAAGCCCGAGGCGTCCCACTCGCCGCTGGGTATAGCCGAGGAGCCGATGGCCCGCCGGGTTCATCGTCATGAGCCGGCCATCCACGCCGGCCGTGACGATGCAGTCGTCGACGCTCTGGACCACGGAGGCCAGGAGCCGCTCGCCGCGGCGCACCTCCTCTTCGGTCAAGCGCAGGGACTGCTGCATCTGCTGGAAGGAGGTGACCAGCTCCTGCGCCTCGTCCTTGGAGATCGTGAAGTGATCCTCCACGATCATGCGGGCCGCCGCCGCGCCCAGGGAAGCGGCGAGCAGGCGCTCGAAGCGGATGCGGAGCTCGAGGAGCTCGGGCACCGTGAGCTCGGAGGGCGCCTTGCCGCGGAAGAGCTCGCGCACGAGGGGCTCAGCTTCCTCGGCGCCCACATATTGGTGCACGAGCCGTTCGATCTCCGTGGCGGACAGGATAGCCGGCGCGCCCGCCGGGTGCTTATCCTCGCCCGCCGTCCCCACGAAGGCAGCCGCCTGGGAGCGGTCGTCGGCGTCCTGCTCGGTCAGGAGCGACACGAGGACGAAGAGCCCGACATTGACGAAGAGCGACCAGAACACCCCATGCGTTGTCACGTCGAGACCGGAGAGGCCGAAAAGCGCGGTGGGGTTGAGCCACTGGAGTCCGAACGGCCCGTCGGCGAGGACGGAAGGAGGCACGAGCCCCTCCTTGACGAGGGCGGGGATGATCAAGGTGTAGAACCAGAGCGCGAAGCCCGCCGAGATCCCGGCCGCCGCGCCCTTTCGGTTGCCACGCCGCCAGTAGAGCCCCATCAGGATGGCGGGGGCGCACTGGCTGACCGCGATGAAGGAGAGCAATCCCATCTCGACGAGCAGGAGCTGGCCCCGCTCCATGCGCGCCCACGCGAAGCCCAGGCCGACCACCGCGAGCATGGCCATGCGCGTGTAGAAGAGGGTGACCCCGTAGATGTCCTCCATGCGCCGGCGACGCAGCAGCATGGGCAGGATGACGTCGTTGGTGATCATCTTGGACAGCGCGAGGGAGTCGACCACGATCATGGCGGTGGCGGCCGAGAACCCGCCGAGAAAGACGGCCACCGAGATCACGTGGCTGTCGAAGTGTAAGGGCAGACGGAGGATGAAGCTATCCGCCTGCGCTCTGGACTCGGGAAAGACGAGAAGCCCGGCGAACGCGATGGGAAGCACGAAGAGATTGATCAACAGCAGATAGAGCGGGAAGGACCAGGCCAGCGCGTTGACGTCCCGCTCACGAGGATTCTGCACGACGAGCACGTGAAACTGCCGGGGCAGGAACATGACCGCCATCATCGAGATCAGCAGCATGGCCGTCCAGCGCGCGTAGGAGGCGGTCTGCGGCTGGTCGAGGGTGAGCAGACTCGACCAGGAAGGGTCGCGGGCAATGCGCCCGAAGATGTCTCCGAGGCCTCCGAAGAGTCCCCAGGTGACCCAGATGCCGACGGTCAGGAAGGCGACGAGCTTGACCACCGACTCCACGGCCACCGCCGTCATGAGGCCC
The nucleotide sequence above comes from Candidatus Methylomirabilota bacterium. Encoded proteins:
- a CDS encoding ATP-binding protein; this encodes MSWLSQPTLLAIVLGYLLFLFLVASVGEAFASRLGRGRIRTITYVLAASVYCTAWTFYGSVGLAANRGLEFLTIYLGPALVALLWPVVLRKLVRISKEQRITSISDFISSRYGKSANLGTLVALLVVAGMIPYIALQLRAVSVTFSLIMQEGSVLDVFDPTLLVAVTLAFFGILFGARNLDFTKQQTGLMTAVAVESVVKLVAFLTVGIWVTWGLFGGLGDIFGRIARDPSWSSLLTLDQPQTASYARWTAMLLISMMAVMFLPRQFHVLVVQNPRERDVNALAWSFPLYLLLINLFVLPIAFAGLLVFPESRAQADSFILRLPLHFDSHVISVAVFLGGFSAATAMIVVDSLALSKMITNDVILPMLLRRRRMEDIYGVTLFYTRMAMLAVVGLGFAWARMERGQLLLVEMGLLSFIAVSQCAPAILMGLYWRRGNRKGAAAGISAGFALWFYTLIIPALVKEGLVPPSVLADGPFGLQWLNPTALFGLSGLDVTTHGVFWSLFVNVGLFVLVSLLTEQDADDRSQAAAFVGTAGEDKHPAGAPAILSATEIERLVHQYVGAEEAEPLVRELFRGKAPSELTVPELLELRIRFERLLAASLGAAAARMIVEDHFTISKDEAQELVTSFQQMQQSLRLTEEEVRRGERLLASVVQSVDDCIVTAGVDGRLMTMNPAGHRLLGYTQRRVGRLGLQDLLGAEDRERAAKAIARAVEAGQGWSGQVTGRTAKGQTFPAYLSVRGIVDAGGQTIGTVGVLRDLTEQAETQRRLIQREKLASLGEMAAGVAHEIRNPLGGIKMATNLLSSGDWGGGTLSQEMARSILSGIGEIERIINSLLDFTRDTQLERGEYELVRILDPVVEAMAAEGRARGIEVAYGRVEREAAAAADGQKLRQVFTNVMKNALESIDPQRPGGQVTVDLFVEDDRATVEVADNGVGIAPEDREKIFLPFFTTKPSGTGLGMSIVKKIVDLHGGEIVIDSAPGRGTRVRISLPAVGLAQPLAGGTL
- the acs gene encoding acetate--CoA ligase, with the translated sequence MATKSVTGSAPIEALLKEKRKFPPPREFAKRANVNRAAVYAEAAKNPTKFWERFARELDWFKPWRKVLEWKAPYARWFVGGKLNVSYNCLDRHIHTARRSKAALIWEGEPGDTRTLTYWDLYREVNRFASALKRSGVKRGDRVTIYMPMVPETAIAMLACTRIGAPHSVIFGGFAPDAIRERIHDAQSTVLLTADGGWRRGGHVPLKKNVDEALKECPDVRTVVVLKRTGQAINIQAGRDIWWEDFVKGADAYCPPEKMDAEDMLYLLYTSGSTGKPKGIQHTTGGYLTGVYATTKWVFDLHDTDVFWCTADIGWVTGHSYVVYGPLANGTTTVMYEGTPDTPDKDRFWRIIEKHGITICYTAPTAIRTFMRWGDEYPNRCDLSSLRLLGSVGEPINPEAWVWYWKVIGGGRCPVVDTWWQTETGHILITPLPGVTTLKPGSATKPFPGIFAEVLNDKGDPAKAGYLVLKKPWPGMLRGIYRDPQRYQAQYWSRYPGIYFTGDGAKLDEDGYFWLLGRVDDVMNISGHRVSTMEVESALVDHPLVAEAAVIGRPHEIKGQAIAAFVTIKDGTTGSKELMEELKGHVTKKIGALARPDDLIFAADLPKTRSGKIMRRLLRDIAEGKALGDTTTLADPAVVARLKDQYGEEE
- a CDS encoding MFS transporter, translating into MAVLNITGKELRRVVVAASVGNIIEWYDFYIFGSLASILAVKFFDKSHPVAAFLSTVAIFSVGFLIRPLGAFVFGWLGDKVGRKYTFIVTLTGMGVSTAVIGMVPTYAQIGLAAAFILFALRLIQGLCLGGEYGGAITYVAEHIEDKHRGYYTGWLQTSPTLGIVLSLAVILGTQRYVGAEAFAEWGWRVPFLISLLLVAIAIYIRLTLAETPVFQDIKAKGQTTTNPWREAFMSRNIKYIIVASIVVLGQGCVWYSGQFWALFFLQKVKNVDVLSSSYIIAIALLIATPTLIFWGWLSDKVGRKPIILGGMALASITYYPLYTALGTYADPKTGINYPMSILIVVILVNYVGMTYGPIGAFLAEFFPGRIRYTSVSVPYHIGNGWGGGLVPIITTAAYAGAVQSGSSNPLLWALVYPIALPAVMFLLALFLMPETRKNSIWAEGSATLHQSSHRAGRAAS
- a CDS encoding sigma-54 dependent transcriptional regulator yields the protein MKQRLLLVDDDEVFLRPLHRTLELAGYEVLPVQSAEEALDTLKAEDVDLVLTDRRLPGLDGVGLVRHVKAEHADLAVVVMTAYGSIESAVEAMRLGAEDYLVKPFEAPELLLVIRRAIEFQALKSANRRSIRRNQERFTFRNIVARSAGMHAVFEVLRSVVDLDTTVLIHGETGVGKELLARSVHFSGARRDRPFVAVNCAAIPAELFESELFGSRKGAFTGASEHRRGHFQMAHGGTLLLDEIGEMPLHLQSKLLRAIEEKKVTSVGADRPVDIDVRFIATTNKDLQAEVERGAFRRDLFYRLSVLPVRVPALRERPEDIPFLTQHFLAEAGRRLKKSLKGVAPESLDALIRYPWPGNVRELENVIERAVIVSRSEVLTGLDGFLAASSGAHAPVDLSLPFRDAKARVVEEFERAYVRGLLESHGGKLTAAAKHADMDPKNFSDKMTRYGLRRQAAEPAEGGPHAT